The proteins below are encoded in one region of Anaerolineae bacterium:
- a CDS encoding rubredoxin: MQKWVCTVCGYVYDPAENDNVAFEDLPDDWVCPECGVEKDMFEPL; encoded by the coding sequence ATGCAGAAGTGGGTCTGTACCGTGTGCGGTTACGTCTACGATCCGGCCGAGAACGACAATGTCGCCTTCGAGGACCTTCCGGACGACTGGGTGTGTCCCGAGTGCGGCGTCGAGAAGGACATGTTCGAGCCGCTCTAG